CGGCACCGCCTGGCCCTCCAAGGAGGAGCTGAAGGCCCACCTCGACTTCCTCGCCGAGGCCGAGAAGCGCGACCACCGCAAGCTGGGCAACGAACTGGACCTGTTCTCCATCCCGGACCAGATCGGCTCCGGCCTCGCCGTCTTCCACCCCAAGGGCGGCATCATCCGCCGGGTCATGGAGGACTACTCGCGCCGCCGGCACGAGGAGGAGGGCTACGAGTTCGTCTACACCCCGCACGCCACCAAGGGGAAGCTCTTCGAGACCTCGGGCCACCTGGACTGGTACGCCGACGGCATGTACCCGCCCATGCAGCTCGACGAGGGCGTGGACTACTACCTCAAGCCCATGAACTGCCCGATGCACAACCTGATCTTCGACGCGCGCGGCCGCTCGTACCGTGAACTGCCGCTGCGCCTCTTCGAGTTCGGCACCGTGTACCGGTACGAGAAGTCCGGCGTCGTGCACGGCCTGACCCGTGCCCGCGGCTTCACCCAGGACGACGCGCACATCTACTGCACCAAGGAGCAGATGGCGGAGGAGCTCGACAAGACGCTCACCTTCGTCCTGAACCTGCTGCGCGACTACGGCCTCACCGACTTCTACCTGGAGCTGTCCACCAAGGACCCGGAGAAGTTCGTCGGCTCGGACGAGGTCTGGGAAGAGGCCACCGAGACGCTGCGCCAGGTCGCCGAGAAGCAGGGCCTCCCGCTGGTCCCGGACCCGGGCGGCGCCGCCTTCTACGGCCCGAAGATCTCCGTGCAGGCCAAGGACGCCATCGGCCGCACCTGGCAGATGTCGACCGTGCAGCTCGACTTCAACCTGCCCGAGCGCTTCGACCTGGAGTACACCGGCCCGGACGGCACCAAGCAGCGCCCGGTCATGATCCACCGCGCGCTCTTCGGTTCCATCGAGCGCTTCTTCGCCGTGCTCCTCGAGCACTACGCGGGTGCGTTCCCGGCGTGGCTGGCGCCCGTCCAGGCGATCGGCATCCCGATCGGTGACGCGCACGTCGAGTACCTGCAGAAGTTCGCCGCGCAGGCCAAGAAGAAGGGGCTGCGCGTCGAGGTGGACTCCTCCTCGGACCGGATGCAGAAGAAGATCCGCAACGCGCAGAAGCAGAAGGTGCCCTTCATGGTCATCGCCGGCGACGAGGACATGGCGGCCGGCGCCGTCTCGTTCCGCTACCGCGACGGCTCGCAGGAGAACGGCATCCCGCTCGACGAGGCCATCGCCAAGATCGCCCGCGTCGTCGAGGAGCGCGCGCAGATCTGATCCGCCGCATCTGACGAGAGGCCTCCGCGAAGCTCAGCTCCGCGGAGGCCTCTCGTCGTCGCCCTCACGCGAGAACACCTGCAGCAGCCACGACGAGAACGAGCCCGTGACCGCGCCGAGCAGGGCCAGACCGCACGCCATCATGGCGACCGCGATGACGCGTCCCCGCGCCGTCACCGGCGTCACGTCGCCGTAGCCCACCGTCGCGAGCGTGGAGGACGCCCACCAGACGGAGTCCCCGAAGGTGCGGATCGTCGCGCCCGGCGCCTCGTACTCCGCCTGGTAGACGGCGAGGGCCCCGGCGAAGCCGAGCAGCAGGACGGCGATGCTCGCGTAGAACATCACCCGCGCGTACAGCGGCAGCCGGGGCTCGCCCCGCCGGCGCAGCACGGCGTCGTAGAGCCGGACGACCCGCAGCGGCCGCAGCAGCGGCAGGACGAGGACCACCGTGTCCAGGACATGGGTCCGTACGAACGCGAGGCCTCGTCCGCTCAGCCGCCAGAGGACCAGGTAGTCGACGAGGAACATCGCCCAGGTGACCGCGATCACGATGAGGCAGACCCGGCGCCCCCAGTCGGGCATCCCGTGCGCCAGCACGTGCACCGCGTAGGCGGTCAGGAAGAGCAGAGACGCGATCCCCAGCGGTACCTCGGTGCGCTGCGCCCAGCGGCTCGTCGGGCTGTCGTCGTCCATGGCCCCAGCTTGGCCGCAGGCACCTTTCCCGGGCACCCGCCGACACGCCGCGAACGGGCGAAGCAATATGCTGCATCACATGACGAGTGAGCCGGAGCAGCAGATCGGAGTGGGAACGCAGGACGCGTTCCAGCGCCTTTGGACGCCCCACCGGATGGCTTACATCCAGGGCGAGAACAAGCCCACCGGCCCGGGGGCCGACGACGGCTGTCCCTTCTGCTCGATCCCGGCCAAGTCCGACGAGGACGGGCTGATCGTGAAGCGCGGCGAGCAGGTGTACGCGGTGCTGAACCTCTACCCGTACAACGGCGGGCACCTGATGGTCGTGCCCTATCGGCACGTCGCCGACTACACGGATCTCACCGCTCCCGAGACCGTGGAACTGGGCGAGCTGACCAAGCAGGCCATGACCGCCCTGCGGACCGCCTCCGGCGCGCACGGCTTCAACATCGGCATGAACCAGGGCACGGTCGCCGGCGCCGGCATCGCCGCCCACCTGCACCAGCACATCGTGCCCCGCTGGGGCGGCGACACGAACTTCATGCCGGTCGTCGGCCACACCAAGGTCCTGCCCCAGCTCCTCGCGGACACCCGCGAGATGCTCGCGGACGCCTGGCCCGCCGCCTAGAGCCCGCCTTCCCGGGCATCGGCCGTTTCCGCCGCGGGGACGTCACCCGTACGAGGGGAATGCGGTGGGGCGCGACGGTGCGGGGGCCTTGGCGGACAGGTCAGAGGTGCTCGCCCGGATCCGCCGGGACCACAGGAGGGGGATGCTCGTGCATCGTCGCAGCGCCCTGATCGCAGCCACCGCCACCCTGCTCGTCGGCGCGGCAGGCCTCGGAACGGCGCACGCGTCGTCACCGTCGGCCCTCGCCGCCGGTGCTCCGTCCGCGTGCCGTCCGGCGAACCACACCGCCAGGATCACCGCGGGCCCCGCCACCGCGGGGCACCGCCACTACCGGGTCACCCTGACCGCCGCGCGGGGGTACGAACCCTGCCGGCTGGCCGGTTCACCGGCGGACGTCCGCTTCCACCAGCACGGTTCCCTCCGAGGAGTCACCCCCGGCCGGTACGGCTCGCAGCGCGCCGTGGTGATGTTCGGCCCGGGGCGTCCCGTCCACTTCGACATCCAGGTGCCGGGCGGCCCCGGCGGAATCCGGGCCGACGAGGCCACCTTCACGCTGAGGGCCCCGGACGGGGTGATCCCCGGTGAGTCCAGCGCCTCCGGCCGGTTCGTCGTGGCGGCCGGCACCGTCGTCGGTCCGGTGCGGCCCGGAGCCTGACTCCTCGGGGCGGGCGGGCCGTTCCCGGCCCGCCGTTCCGCCCTACGCGTCGTACAGATCGGCCTTGCGCGGTGCGGCGTCCTGCACCGCGGTGCTGAGGAACGACGAGCGGTTGCCGAACTTCTCGGTGTCCACGCCGTTCTCCTCCAGGACCCTGATCGCCGCCGCGTGCACCACACGCAGCACGGGCGTCGCGGCCCGCAGCGCGTCGTCCGCCATGAAACGGTGCCGCCACGGCTGGTCGGCCCAGGCGTGCCGCAGCCCGAACGGCTCGGGCAGCGCCAGCGAGCCGCCCAGCCAGTCCAGAAGCGGCGGATACCAGCTGAGGGGGGCCCGCGCGGCCAGCCGTACGACCTCGTCGGCGGTGACCAGCGGCAGGCTCACCTTGCGGGTCTCCCAGAACCGGACGGTCTTCGCGACCTCCTTGGTCGGGGCCTCCGGCTTGGTGGTGAACAGCGAGTTCACCGGGCCCAGCGCGTGCCCGGTGACCTCGATGCGCAGCGTCTCGTGGAGCACGGTCACCGTGATCAGCATCGTGATGACCAACTGGCCGTCCCAGAGCGTCCACTGGACCCCCAGGTAGTGCCGGTCGCCGCTGCCGAACTGCTGCTTGTTGCAGATGTCCTGGATGGCATGGTTCCTGACCGTGTACGCGTCCACGTCCGTGCCGCCCGGCCGGGACACCGCCTTCGCGTTCTCCCCGATCGGCGTGACCACCCAGTGCTTGAGCGAAGGCGCCGGGAAACCACCGGTGTTGAGCGGACCGCGCTCCAGCATGCGCAACTGGTCGTGGATGCTGCGGATCACGTCCCAGCTGCGGAACGGGTGGATCTCCTTGGCCGCGTCCCGGGGCACCAGGTCCTCGGCGAGCTGCCAGCTGCCCCAGCGTGTCCCCATGCCGAGGATGCCCTTGGGGCCCGCGTAGAACACGGAGTTGGACTGCTGCTCGGCGCCGAGGCGGGCGAGGGACTGGCGCAGCCGCTCGGCCGCCGTCTCGCCCGGGCTGCCGGGGACCGCCTCCGGGATCTTCGCGCCGAGACCGCCGCCGGACAGGAGGCTGTCCCAGCGGGCGCGCAGGTCCTTGGCCGTGCGCTCGCAGATCTGCTTGGCCCAGAGCCAGCCGACGACGGGCAGGACCACCGACGCGCGTCCGTACCAGCCCCAGAAACCCGTGAACGGCATCTTCAGGAGGAACAGGACGGCGAGGGCGCCGGCCGCGAACAGGAGCGTGGTGCCGAGGGCCGAGGCGCGCTTGTTCTCGCTCTTGGCGATCTGCGTGCGGATCGTGAAGACGAGCAGCCACACCACGAGGCCCGGCAGGAACAGCAGCCCGCAGAGCACCATGACGGCCGACAGCCAATTGTCGCGGTCCCGGCGGATGTTGGTCGCCGCCAGGCAGTGCTCCACGACGACCTGCGGCTCGGTGCCGAAGGACTGGATGAGCGGCTTGCGGCCGACACCCAGCATGCGGCCGGTGACCGCCGTCGAGAAGGCCTCGCCGAGATTCGGCGCGAGCAGCTTGATCCGCGGGGCCTTGACGGTCGACTGGTGCCATTCGTTGTCGGCCTTGAGGATCTCCGTGACCGGACTGTCGCGATACGCCGCCGAGGCCAGGGCGAAGGTCGCCGCCGTCTGTCCCGCGGAGCCCGTGAGCGGCACCTGCGCCCCGGGAGTGAAATCGAACCCCTCGAACGTCACTTCCGCCCCCATCGCCGCCGCACCCGCTCCTGCGGCTTTCCCGACTTCGGTGCTCCGCACACCTGTTGATCAGGTCATCGTCTTGATCAGGTTCTCAGAGTAACGGGCATGACCGACATTCGTCGGCGGACGGCCGAAGCCGTCCGCCGACGAACGACGCCCCGAACCCTCAGGAGTCCGGGGTCCGTTCGCGGATCCGTTCGGCGATCTGCTGCGGCATCGGTTCGTGCCGCGCGTAGTGCCGGTCGAACCGCGCGGTGCCGTGCGAGATGGACCGCAGATCGACGGCGTACCGCCCGATCTCGATCTCCGGCACCTCCGCCCGGACGAGCGTGCGTCCGCCGCCCGCCTGCTCGGTGCCCACCACCCGGCCGCGCCGGCCCGACAGGTCGCTCATCACGGCACCCACGTAGTCGTCGCCGACCAGCACACTCACCTCGGCCACCGGCTCCA
The window above is part of the Streptomyces sp. NBC_01428 genome. Proteins encoded here:
- the thrS gene encoding threonine--tRNA ligase; amino-acid sequence: MSDVRVVIQRDSEREERVVTTGTTAAELFAGQRTIIAARVAGELKDLAYEVRDGEEVEPVEISSEDGLNILRHSTAHVMAQAVQELFPEAKLGIGPPVKDGFYYDFDVARPFTPEDLKAVEKKMQEIQKRGQRFSRRVVTDEDAREELAAEPYKLELIGIKGSASSDDGADVEVGGGELTIYDNLDAKTGDLCWKDLCRGPHLPTTRNIPAFKLMRNAAAYWRGSEKNPMLQRIYGTAWPSKEELKAHLDFLAEAEKRDHRKLGNELDLFSIPDQIGSGLAVFHPKGGIIRRVMEDYSRRRHEEEGYEFVYTPHATKGKLFETSGHLDWYADGMYPPMQLDEGVDYYLKPMNCPMHNLIFDARGRSYRELPLRLFEFGTVYRYEKSGVVHGLTRARGFTQDDAHIYCTKEQMAEELDKTLTFVLNLLRDYGLTDFYLELSTKDPEKFVGSDEVWEEATETLRQVAEKQGLPLVPDPGGAAFYGPKISVQAKDAIGRTWQMSTVQLDFNLPERFDLEYTGPDGTKQRPVMIHRALFGSIERFFAVLLEHYAGAFPAWLAPVQAIGIPIGDAHVEYLQKFAAQAKKKGLRVEVDSSSDRMQKKIRNAQKQKVPFMVIAGDEDMAAGAVSFRYRDGSQENGIPLDEAIAKIARVVEERAQI
- a CDS encoding potassium channel family protein, which gives rise to MDDDSPTSRWAQRTEVPLGIASLLFLTAYAVHVLAHGMPDWGRRVCLIVIAVTWAMFLVDYLVLWRLSGRGLAFVRTHVLDTVVLVLPLLRPLRVVRLYDAVLRRRGEPRLPLYARVMFYASIAVLLLGFAGALAVYQAEYEAPGATIRTFGDSVWWASSTLATVGYGDVTPVTARGRVIAVAMMACGLALLGAVTGSFSSWLLQVFSREGDDERPPRS
- a CDS encoding HIT family protein, which gives rise to MLHHMTSEPEQQIGVGTQDAFQRLWTPHRMAYIQGENKPTGPGADDGCPFCSIPAKSDEDGLIVKRGEQVYAVLNLYPYNGGHLMVVPYRHVADYTDLTAPETVELGELTKQAMTALRTASGAHGFNIGMNQGTVAGAGIAAHLHQHIVPRWGGDTNFMPVVGHTKVLPQLLADTREMLADAWPAA
- a CDS encoding DUF4232 domain-containing protein: MLVHRRSALIAATATLLVGAAGLGTAHASSPSALAAGAPSACRPANHTARITAGPATAGHRHYRVTLTAARGYEPCRLAGSPADVRFHQHGSLRGVTPGRYGSQRAVVMFGPGRPVHFDIQVPGGPGGIRADEATFTLRAPDGVIPGESSASGRFVVAAGTVVGPVRPGA